The following coding sequences lie in one Halorarum halophilum genomic window:
- a CDS encoding carboxylate--amine ligase, whose translation MSPGNSPDDTTDTPDGSESVLLSTELGPESSYPCVRSLGTRGINTVVASEHAYPPVFASRFCHERVELPPPREDLLAYKDALLEVAARDDVRTAIPLREEDAYVFSRYEDEFDEHLDLVVPSLDSLERVADRMLLAEAAEAAGVPAPETRTLDEVDDWSDDLIVKSRYNLLTDAYVDSFPPGEADTAKDVTHLRPGETPDVDALRETMRHVPIVQEFVPKADEYMFAGLYDHGEPLATFQHRQIRGDSYVGGGGVYRRSVYIPELERVARDLLAELDWHGLACIEYMQHEETGEFVLTEINPRMWQSLPSTVHAGADFPYYYWLQATGRADEIDPSYELDRGSHSLRGELGYLVSVLRDESPYVDPPGLVETAREMLSSFYRHPYFDYTHLDDPGVFLRGIRQKLRSRFG comes from the coding sequence ATGTCACCTGGTAATTCGCCGGACGACACGACCGATACTCCGGACGGGTCCGAGTCGGTGCTCCTTTCGACCGAACTCGGGCCGGAGAGCAGTTACCCATGCGTGCGCTCGCTCGGTACCCGCGGGATCAACACCGTCGTCGCGTCGGAGCACGCGTACCCGCCCGTGTTCGCGTCCCGGTTCTGCCACGAACGGGTGGAACTCCCGCCGCCGCGCGAGGACCTGCTAGCCTACAAGGACGCCCTCCTGGAGGTCGCCGCCCGCGACGACGTCCGAACGGCCATCCCCCTCCGCGAGGAGGACGCGTACGTGTTCTCCCGGTACGAGGACGAGTTCGACGAGCACCTCGATCTCGTGGTGCCGTCGCTCGACTCGCTGGAGCGCGTCGCGGACCGGATGCTGCTCGCCGAGGCCGCCGAGGCCGCCGGCGTCCCCGCGCCCGAGACCCGCACGCTCGACGAGGTCGACGACTGGAGCGACGACCTCATCGTCAAGTCGCGGTACAACCTCCTCACCGACGCGTACGTCGACTCGTTCCCGCCCGGGGAGGCCGACACGGCGAAGGACGTGACCCACCTCCGCCCCGGCGAGACGCCGGACGTCGACGCCCTCCGCGAGACGATGCGCCACGTCCCCATCGTCCAGGAGTTCGTGCCGAAGGCGGACGAGTACATGTTCGCCGGGTTGTACGACCACGGCGAGCCGCTGGCGACGTTCCAGCACCGACAGATCCGCGGCGACTCCTACGTCGGCGGCGGCGGCGTCTACCGCCGGTCGGTGTACATCCCGGAACTCGAACGAGTCGCCCGGGACCTGCTCGCCGAACTCGACTGGCACGGCCTCGCCTGCATCGAGTACATGCAACACGAGGAGACGGGCGAGTTCGTGCTCACCGAGATCAACCCCCGCATGTGGCAGTCGCTCCCCTCGACGGTCCACGCCGGCGCGGACTTCCCGTACTACTACTGGCTCCAGGCGACCGGGCGGGCCGACGAGATCGATCCGAGCTACGAACTCGACCGGGGGAGCCACTCGCTCCGCGGCGAACTCGGCTACCTCGTCAGCGTCCTCCGCGACGAGTCCCCGTACGTCGACCCGCCGGGCCTCGTCGAGACCGCCAGGGAGATGCTCTCGTCGTTCTACCGCCACCCCTACTTCGACTACACCCACCTCGACGACCCGGGAGTGTTCCTCCGCGGCATCCGCCAGAAGCTCCGGAGCAGATTCGGGTAG